From the genome of Nicotiana sylvestris chromosome 2, ASM39365v2, whole genome shotgun sequence, one region includes:
- the LOC104240429 gene encoding pentatricopeptide repeat-containing protein At4g21300, producing the protein MLFQSRNICAIYRSISVAAALSSKPNSHFIQDSVFHYTEEVLALKLAPILQSCTSLTESNIGSVLKKGKQVHAQVTVNGIDNLGILGTRILGMYVLCNRFTDAKNLFFQLQLCYASPWNWLIRGYTIMGRFNCAILLFFKMLVFGTNPDKYTFPYVIKACAGINAVKLGKWLHGIVRSLGFEDDVFVGSAFIKFYAENGCLGDARLLFDKMSQRDSVLWNVMLNGYAKDEQSVNDVVELFREMRRSETKPNSVTYSCVLSVCASETMVKFGCQLHGLVVRCGLEMDSPVANTLIAMYSKFCSLFDARKLFDLVPQADRVTWNGMIGGYVQNGYMDEALELFHEMVASSIKPDSITFSSLLPSVSISEDLHQGKAIHGYIMRHDVSMDVFLKNAIIDMYFKCGNVEAAHNIFNCSPAVDVVICTAMISGFVLNGMSFDALEVFRWLLIKKMRPNPVTLASTLPACANLAALRIGKELHGVIAKRGFQGILYVGSAVTDMYAKCGRLDLAQQVFRRMSDRDIVCWNSMITSCCQNAEPELAIDFFHQMGADGAKYDCVSISSALSACANLPALHYGKEIHGFIMKSAFSSDVFVESALIDMYAKCGNIEAAWRVFDLMAHKNEVSWNSIIAAYGNHGLLKDCLDLFQGMRKDGFQPDHVTFLAIISACGHSGRVEEGKHYFNCMTKEYGITPQMEHYACMVDLFGRAGLVEEAFGVIKSMPIAPDAGIWGTLLGACRLHGNTELAEMASEHLLGLDPQNSGYYILQANLHANAGKWDMVSKIRHMMKERGVQKIPGYSWTEVNNGTHIFGAADSSHPQSAQIYLLLDNLLMELQNEGYVPQINLQLQRNYPQKSVNSD; encoded by the coding sequence ATGTTGTTTCAAAGCAGGAATATCTGTGCAATCTACAGAAGCATCTCAGTCGCTGCTGCACTTTcctcaaaacccaattcccatttcATCCAAGACTCCGTTTTTCACTACACAGAAGAGGTTTTAGCATTAAAACTTGCTCCAATTCTACAATCCTGCACTTCTCTTACAGAAAGTAATATTGGTTCTGTTCTTAAAAAAGGAAAGCAGGTTCATGCCCAAGTCACTGTAAATGGAATCGACAACTTGGGTATTCTTGGTACAAGGATCTTGGGCATGTATGTTTTGTGTAATAGGTTTACTGATGCCAAGAACTTGTTTTTTCAGCTGCAGTTGTGTTATGCTTCCCCTTGGAATTGGCTGATTAGAGGCTATACAATAATGGGTCGTTTTAATTGTGCAATCTTGTTGTTCTTTAAAATGTTGGTTTTTGGTACTAATCCTGATAAATACACTTTTCCTTATGTGATTAAGGCTTGTGCTGGTATAAATGCTGTGAAATTAGGTAAATGGCTACATGGAATTGTAAGAAGTTTAGGTTTTGAGGATGATGTGTTTGTGGGCAGTGCTTTTATCAAGTTCTATGCCGAGAACGGTTGTTTGGGCGATGCTCGTCTTTTGTTCGATAAAATGTCTCAAAGGGATAGTGTCTTGTGGAATGTGATGCTTAATGGCTATGCTAAAGATGAACAATCAGTGAATGATGTGGTTGAGTTATTTAGGGAGATGAGGAGAAGTGAAACTAAGCCTAATTCAGTAACATATTCTTGTGTTCTTTCGGTTTGTGCCTCGGAAACAATGGTTAAATTTGGTTGTCAGCTTCATGGGCTTGTTGTTAGGTGTGGGTTGGAAATGGATTCTCCAGTAGCCAATACGTTGATCGCGATGTATTCTAAATTCTGTTCCTTGTTTGACGCACGAAAGTTGTTCGATTTAGTGCCACAAGCAGACCGTGTGACTTGGAATGGGATGATTGGAGGGTACGTGCAGAATGGGTATATGGATGAGGCACTGGAATTATTTCATGAAATGGTAGCTTCCAGTATCAAACCAGACTCCATCACCTTTTCCAGTTTGCTCCCCTCAGTTTCAATTTCAGAAGATTTACACCAGGGGAAGGCAATTCATGGTTACATTATGAGACATGATGTATCTATGGATGTTTTCTTGAAGAATGCGATTATTGATATGTACTTCAAATGTGGCAATGTTGAGGCAGCACACAACATATTTAACTGCAGCCCTGCGGTGGATGTTGTTATATGTACTGCAATGATTTCAGGATTTGTTCTTAACGGCATGAGTTTTGATGCCCTAGAAGTTTTCCGATGGTTACTTATTAAGAAAATGAGGCCCAATCCTGTTACTCTAGCAAGTACATTACCAGCTTGTGCTAATTTGGCTGCTCTGAGAATAGGTAAGGAACTGCATGGTGTCATTGCTAAGCGTGGTTTTCAAGGAATACTTTATGTGGGAAGTGCAGTGACGGACATGTATGCAAAGTGTGGAAGGTTAGATCTTGCTCAACAAGTGTTCAGAAGGATGTCTGATAGAGACATTGTTTGCTGGAATTCGATGATCACGAGCTGTTGCCAGAACGCTGAACCGGAATTGGCCATTGACTTTTTCCACCAAATGGGTGCAGATGGAGCCAAATATGATTGTGTCAGCATATCCAGTGCTCTTtctgcttgtgcaaatttgccaGCTCTACATTATGGGAAAGAGATCCATGGCTTCATTATGAAAAGTGCATTTAGCTCTGATGTTTTTGTGGAAAGTGCATTAATAGATATGTATGCTAAATGTGGGAACATAGAGGCAGCTTGGCGTGTTTTTGACTTGATGGCGCACAAGAATGAAGTATCATGGAATAGTATTATTGCAGCTTATGGAAATCATGGCCTACTTAAGGACTGTTTGGATTTGTTTCAGGGAATGAGAAAGGATGGATTCCAGCCTGACCATGTCACCTTTCTCGCAATCATATCAGCTTGTGGCCATTCTGGCCGAGTTGAAGAAGGAAAGCATTACTTCAATTGCATGACTAAAGAATATGGGATTACGCCCCAAATGGAGCATTATGCATGCATGGTTGACTTGTTTGGGAGAGCTGGTCTTGTGGAAGAAGCATTTGGGGTGATAAAGAGCATGCCAATTGCTCCAGATGCAGGCATTTGGGGAACATTACTCGGGGCTTGTCGCTTACATGGCAATACTGAGCTTGCTGAAATGGCTTCTGAGCATCTGTTAGGCTTGGACCCGCAAAATTCTGGCTACTATATATTACAAGCAAATCTACATGCTAATGCCGGTAAATGGGATATGGTTTCTAAAATTCGTCATATGATGAAGGAAAGAGGAGTGCAGAAAATACCTGGTTACAGCTGGACTGAAGTGAACAATGGAACTCATATTTTTGGTGCTGCAGACTCGAGTCACCCGCAGTCTGCTCAGATATACCTTTTATTAGATAATCTTCTAATGGAGCTGCAAAATGAGGGTTATGTTCCTCAAATTAACCTTCAACTACAACGTAATTATCCTCAGAAGTCTGTTAATTCTGATTAA